In Aulosira sp. FACHB-615, the DNA window AAATAGACATCAATCCTCAATTGCAAAATTCTTTAGCTTCCATATCTCCAAACAACACAACAGATGAATTAGTTACGTTACCTACTATTAGTATTTGGAAAAACTACAATTTTTTAATATTTCTGATTTATATCAGTTTATGGATGTTTGCTGTTCATTTGAGCGCACCCTTCTTTAACCTTTATATGTTAGATACTTTGAATATAGATGTTAGTTGGGTAACGCTGTACGGCAGTTTACAGGCTGGCGCAAATTTATTGATGCTGATTTGGTGGGGCAAATTAGCAGACCGGGTAGGCAATTTGCCTATTTTAATTTTTGTGGGAATTTTGGTAGGGCTGACACCAATTTTGTGGTTGGGAATTAATGCCAGTCAACTTGATATTTGGCTATGGTTGCCACTTTTACATATTTTGGCTGGCATAACTTGGGCAGCAATTGACTTGTGTAATAACAATTTGCAACTAGCGATCGCACCCATGAAAAATCAGTCAATTTATTTTGCGATCGCGGCTGCGGTTGCTGGTGCTAGTGGCGCTTTAGGCACAACTATCGGCAGTTTTATCGCTCAATTTGCCCTGTGGGGCGGCTTACTTGGCTTATTCGCCCTCTCTGGCTTGTTGCGCCTAGCTGCACTTGTACCACTGTTTTTTGTGCAAGAACCAGGAAGGTAAGGGAGTTGGGAGTTGTGAGTGGGGAGTTATGTATTTGTTCTTGCGATCACCCTATTCCCTACTCCCTATTCCCTACTCCCTCATTACTCAACTGCTGTAGAACTCAACGTCATCGACTCCCACAGCATCATCGAAGGGGCTGTTGTAACTGGTTGATGTAAAGCAATTAGCTGTGCTAAAGTTTTCTTTAACTGAGTACGAGGCACAATCTCGTCTACAAAGCCATGCTTGAGTAAATCTTCCGCAGATTGAAAATCTTCTGGTAATTTTTCGCGGAGGGTTTGCTCAATGACGCGCCGACCAGCGAAACCGATTGTAGATTTGGGTTCTGCCAAAATAATATCGCCTAACATGGCAAAACTAGCGGTTACGCCGCCTGTGGTCGGGTTGGTCAATACGGGAAGGTACAATAATCTGGCTTCACGATGGCGGTCTAAAGCTGCGGAGATTTTTGCCATCTGCATCAGGGAAAGCATACCTTCCTGCATTCTCGCACCGCCAGAGGTGCAGACAATAACTACAGGGTAACGTCGTCCGGTGGCTTGTTCAATTAAGCGGGTGATTTTTTCGCCAACAACGGAACCCATACTACCACCCATAAACCGGAAGTCCATTACTCCCAAGGCTACAGGCATTCCGTTGATTTGTCCTAAACCAGTTTTTACCGCATCTACAAGACCGAGTTTTGTTTCCATTTCCCGCAGGCGATCGCTATAAGGTTTGCGATCGCGAAATTGTAAGGGGTCGGTCGGGCGCAAATGCTCATTTATCGGTTGCCAAGTATTGCTATCTATCAATTGGCGGATGCGTTCATCACTATCTACCCGATTATGATGTCCACATTCGACGCAGACCATTTGATTAGCTCTCAAATCTTTTGTATAGGTTAAAACACCACACTGAGAACATTTATGCCATAGCCCGTCAGCAATTTCCCGTTCTTGTCGTTCCAGGTTGGTAGAGCCTGATTTTTTTCGATTTGCAAACCAATCAAACAGAGACTTTAAACCGCGTGATTCTTCGTTGTTTGCCATTTTTATCTTATTCAAGTGGGGTATGGGTCAAAAACAGTCATTGGTCATAAATCATCTGTCATTAGCCAAGGACAGATGCTTCATGACTACGTAACCAAAATTACGCTTATAAGCAATTCAGACCTTATTTTGCATCTTTGGTTGCCAGCTTAACGAAAATGCTTATACCAATACAAGTCTCTCGCGGATATGATTTTGTAAATGTATTAGTCAAGTCAAGTCCATTGGAACACCAACTCCCGAAAAAAAGATGCTGTTACCCAACCCTAGCGGCAATCTACTGTTTCCATATTTTGTAAATAATTTTGCTAGTTTCTGAGCAGTTAGCATCTGTGGCTTTAGTCTTGCCAAAGGGTCGCTTTCGTTAAGAGGGTAATACAAGTCACAGTGTTGATAATATTATCAAAAGGTGAAGCGGCAATGGGGTAATGACCGTTACAGTCATTAATAATCGTCAGTGCTTGTCTTAAACAGGACACAAAAAGCGCGTAAACAATCTTAATTATATTATCTTATCAGGCGATCGCTTGCAGGTTACAGAATATTCAACTTGCGATTGGCTAGAGTGGGGCGATCGCATGAGAGAAGAACAAAGCTGTAACCCAAATCCCGGTGGAAGTCAGAGAAATAGGCATACCAATGGCAAGTTTGATTGAAGTTGTTGGAGGTAAGTCAGAGCAATTATTAACAGGTTATAACGTCTCAACTGCCAAGCTTTTAGCTCAGGTAAAAAAGTCACCTTGACAGGGCTAGGGTACAGAGGTATGGGGGTGTATGTATCTAGAACCCTTACACCCCTTCACCTCTAAACCCTCATATTAACCTACACATTAAATAGGAATAACATGACATCTCCTTCTTGGACAATGTACTCTTTTCCTTCACTTCTAACTAAGCCTTTTTCTTTTGCACTTTTCATCGAACCACTTGCTACTAAATCATCGTAAGCAACGGTTTCGGCGCGAATAAATCCGCGTTCAAAATCAGAGTGAATCACACCTGCGGCTTGGGGTGCAGACATACCAGCATTAATTGTCCAAGCGCGGCTTTCTTTGGGGCCGCTAGTGAAATAAGTCCGCAAACCTAACAAGGTGTAAGTCGCGCGAATCAAAGATTTTAAACCGCCTTCTTTCACACCTAAAGATTCTAAGAAATCTGCTTTGTCTTCTTCAGCTAATTCCACTAATTCTGCTTCTACTTGAGCAGAAACAATGACGACTTGAGCATTTTCTTGTGAGGCAATTTGTCGGACTTTTTCGACAAATTCATTACCTGTAGCTAAGTCATCTTCTGAAACATTGGCAGCGTAAATAATCGGTTTACTGGTGAGCAGTCCTAACCCTTGAATAATGGCTGCTTCTTCTTCATTTAAACTGACTTGACGGACAGATTTACCTTCGTTTAAGGCTGCTACTAATTTTTCGAGAACTGTAATTTCAAACTGAGCATCTTTGCTGGTGCGGGCTTGTTTACGGGTACGTTCAATACGGCGTTCAATTTGGGCTAAGTCGGATAAACCGAGTTCTAAATTGATAATTTCAATATCCCGCGCTGGATCAACCGAACCGGCAACGTGGATAATATCATCATTCTCAAAACAACGCACCACATGAACGATCGCATCAACTTCTCGAATGTGGGATAAAAATTGGTTCCCCAAACCTTCACCTTGACTCGCACCTTTGACCAAACCGGCAATATCCACAAACTCAACACGGGCGGGGACAATTTGTACAGAACCAGCAATTTGCGAAAGCACGTTTAACCGCTCATCCGGTACTGAGACAACGCCGACATTCGGTTCAATCGTGCAGAAGGGAAAGTTAGCAGCCTCCGCTTTCGCATTGGCTACTAAGGCATTAAACAAAGTAGATTTTCCGACGTTGGGAAGTCCGACAATTCCGGCTCTTAGCATTTTGGATTTTAGATTTTAGATTTTGGCTCAAACTACTAAGATAATTCAAACAGGTTCAGGTATGGTTTGGGGAATTGTCCCAGGAACAGTTTGCGGAATAGGTGCAGGTACAGTTTCTGGTACAGGTTCGGGAATAACTGGTTGTGGTGTCGGTTCCGGTCTGGGTAGGGGGTTGGGTTGCGGTGTCGGAATTTGCGGTTCAGGAATCGAAATAGCTTGAATATCAATCATGGGTAGTTCTTAAATTACCTGACTGTCCCAACCTAGATGATTACCCTTGATGCTGACATCTTCCTCAAAAATGGGAAAAAGTCTGAAGTATAAAGTCTAAAGTATGAAATGTAGTAGGTTACAGGTTACAGGTCTTTAGTTACTGGAGGCGGAAGGTGTAAGGATATATAGCAGTTCTTACTTGCTTGTAATACAGTTGGAACCCCACCCCGCATTTGCTGACGCAAACGCTCCCCTCCCCGCTTGCGGGGAGGGGTTGGGGGTGGGGTTGAAATGTACCTCATCCAACCGAGAACCGCTATAGATTTTCAACTTCTTTACACCCTTACACACCTGTCCAGCAAAGTTAAACTTCGGCTGGGTGATATTCTTGTTGTCTTTCCACAAAAGTTTGGACGCGGTGGCGGTAGTTGCGAATGGTGTCGTCTACCCAATCGCGATCGCTACTATTGGCAAACAAATGTACTAATGGCTCGCTGGCATCGGGTAAAACTAACAGCCAATTATCATCGAATGGTTGACCAATTTTCACGCCATCGATGAGTTCGAGGTTTTGGGCTGGGTGAGTTTCTACTAAGTAGCGCATTAATGCACCTTTAGCAGTCCAAGGACAGCGAATTGTCTGAGTTCTATGAATGACGCGGGGTAATTCGGAACGTGCAGTAGCCAGCGATCGCTCTTGAATTGTTAACATTTCAATGATCTTGGCAATGCAGAACATGGAATCAAACCCCGGATGCAGTTGGGGGAAAATGAAACCAGTGTCGCCACTACCGCCCAACACTACATTAGAATTTTTTTGACAAGCTTCCATTAAGGCGGTTGGGTTAGCCTTTGTCCGAATCACTCTCCCATCATGGCGACGGGCGACTTGTTCCACCGCACTAGAGGCGTGAACTGGCACAACTACCGTACCTCTGGGGTTAGATGTCAATATCATGTCCACCATTAAGGCGGTTAACATTTCCCCACGAATGGGAAAGCCTGATTCATCAACTAAAATTAGCTGTTCGCCATTGGCCGAGACTTGCACGCCAAAGTTAGCTTTCAAGGCTTCCACCACATGACCTAACTGGGTTAATAAGGCTTCGCGGTCAGCCGTGGTGACAGCGTGTTTATTTAAACTGGCGTTGAGTACCACTGCATCCGCGCCGAATTTATCCAGCATTTGGGGTAAAACAGCCCCAGAGACAGCATAAACATAGTCAATGACGATTTTGGCGCGACTGTTGGTGAGGGTAGAAACGTGGAGTAATTTTTCAAAGGCTGTGCAGTAACTGTCAATAACTTGGCTGGGATAAGCCACATCACCAACTTCATGAATCAACGCCCGACGCATATCTTCTTTAAAATATGCCCCTTCAATTTTCTTTTCTTGGGCTTTGGAAATGTTAATCCCTTTGTCATCCATAAATTCTATCAGGATGTAGTCGGGGCGATCGGGATGGACTCTGACATGGATACCGCCAGCTACTGACATCATCGGAATCACAGTCCGGGCGATGGGGATAGCAGTAGCATCAAGGTTTTGAATATCAACGCCTACAGACATTAAACCGGCAATCAGCGATCGCGTCACCATCCGAGAAATGTTCCGTTGGTCTCTTGATACTGTAACTTTAGAACCGGGTTTTAAAATCGAACCATAAGCCGAACCTAAGCGCACCGCAAATTCTGGGGTAATGTCGATATTTGCCAAACCTTGTACGCCACGTTGACCAAACAAGTTTCTTTGGGCAGTATTTCCCCAAATTAAGTTGATGTTTAAAATTGCACCAGACTCAATTTTTTTACTCGGCCAAACACGCACACTAGTACTAATTTGTGCTTCTTCCCCCACCGTAGATAACGAACCCACCACGGCAGCTTCTAATACATGGGCGCGGCGGTCTACGCGGCTACCACGGGAAATGACACAGGCACTTAATTGGGCTTCTTCCCCCACAAACGCCCCATTCCACACAATTGGACGCTTGAGGTTAGCATCAGCCCCAACGGTCACATTATCACCAATAACTGTTCCCGCTTCAATTTGAACTCTTGCCCCAATGCGGCAATTATCGCCAATTATGGCGGGAGTTTGAATATGGGCTGTTGCATCAATAAAAGTATTCTCTCCTACCCAGACACCGGGGGAAATTTCTTCATAAGCAAATTCAAGTTTTACCTTTCTATCTAAAGCATCATATTGTGCTTCCCGATAAGCATCTAAATGACCAACATCACACCAGTAACCTTGGGCAATATAGCCGTACATCGGCTCATTTTTGGCTAAAAGTAACGGAAATAAATCCTTAGAAAAGTCAGTTTCGGTATTAGCTGGTAAATAATCTAAAACTTCAGGTTCAAGAATGTATGTTCCAGTGTTGACTGTATCGGAAAAAATTTCGCTTGTAGATGGTTTTTCTAAAAATCGTTTAATTTTGCCTGCTTCGTCAGTAATTACTACGCCAAATTCAATGGGGTTAGGAACTCTAGTTAAAATCAAAGTCGCTTTTGATTGTTTTTGTTTATGAAATTCAATTGCTGCTGTTAAATCAAAATCTGTAATGCTATCGCCACTAATTACTAAAAAAGTTTCATCTAGTAGTTCGGCAATATTTTTCACACAACCCGCCGTTCCCAAAGGCTGATCTTCTTCTACCGCGTAGGTCATTTGTACGCCAAAATCACTACCATCTTGAAAGTAATCACGCAAAACATCGGGTAAATAATGTAATGTAGCAATGACTTCGGTGATTTGATGTCTTTTGAGCAAATTGATAATATGTTCAGCAATGGGACGATTGAGAATCGGCACCATTGGTTTAGGTAAATCGCAAGTTAAAGGACGAAGCCTTGTCCCCGAACCGCCTGCCATCAGTACTGCACGCATAAATCCTCCTGATTTGCAGCCTTAGCTGCTTGTAATGCTATGAAAATATGTCGGTTTTATCTTTAGTGTCTTATAGATGTTCTGAGTTCAGGAACTTCCACAAGAGACATCTAGTCAGTGTTAAGCATATTTACTCAACACAGTAGCCTGTCTAGAAAAATGAAGAAATATTTCTAAAAATCGAGTTCATTTATTATGCCAGTTTCCCATACTGTTGAGGTAGCAAGAAAGTAGAAAAAAGAACATAAAAATCTAGAATAGTATATTCTTTTTATTTTTATAATTTAGCTTCATGGTTAAATAGCAACAATGCTGGATGTTAATTTACACTGGAATCAGAGAATATGCGATCGCATCCTCAACTGGTCGGAAAATTACGGCTAAGTTCTAGCTTGTTAGTATAAATTAAGAATTGCTGAGATATTTTGACAATTCTTAACTTAAATTTAGTCAGTAGTGAATGGAGTTCCTGAACATGAGCAAATTAATCGTATTACTTTTGCTAGTAGGTTATGTCGGTTTAGGTTGGAAGTTTTGGAATGGATTTACCAGGACTAACTTTCAACCATCCTTACTCAATCGGATTGCTTTATCTTTGTTATGGCCTGTTTTATTTATCGCTAATCAATCCTATCGCCGCAATTTTAGAAAAGCCTTGAAAGGGTAGGTGTTAATTTTAAATTTACCAGTATCGACTTGTGGCGATCGCCTACATCTTAAAATAGTTTAGTGAGTAGTTTCTTGAAATTCCAGAGTTTTAGACCCCCGACTTCTTTAAGAAGTCGGGGGTCTTGTACTTAACCAATAGGTAAATTACCTGGGTTGACTGCATGAATATATTCACTACCAGAATGTGGTCTACCGCGTTTATATCTGGCTTCTTCGGGATTACCCCATCCTAACTGTAAAATCATCTCTAAAAAGTTAGGATTTTCCCACTTCCATAAACTTGCCCATTCAGTTCTGTGAGCAATTCTTTGGACATCATCTGTAGTAATTTGTTGATATTGCTTACTGTTATTAAAACTTAAATATAAATCCA includes these proteins:
- the accD gene encoding acetyl-CoA carboxylase, carboxyltransferase subunit beta, whose amino-acid sequence is MANNEESRGLKSLFDWFANRKKSGSTNLERQEREIADGLWHKCSQCGVLTYTKDLRANQMVCVECGHHNRVDSDERIRQLIDSNTWQPINEHLRPTDPLQFRDRKPYSDRLREMETKLGLVDAVKTGLGQINGMPVALGVMDFRFMGGSMGSVVGEKITRLIEQATGRRYPVVIVCTSGGARMQEGMLSLMQMAKISAALDRHREARLLYLPVLTNPTTGGVTASFAMLGDIILAEPKSTIGFAGRRVIEQTLREKLPEDFQSAEDLLKHGFVDEIVPRTQLKKTLAQLIALHQPVTTAPSMMLWESMTLSSTAVE
- a CDS encoding mannose-1-phosphate guanyltransferase codes for the protein MRAVLMAGGSGTRLRPLTCDLPKPMVPILNRPIAEHIINLLKRHQITEVIATLHYLPDVLRDYFQDGSDFGVQMTYAVEEDQPLGTAGCVKNIAELLDETFLVISGDSITDFDLTAAIEFHKQKQSKATLILTRVPNPIEFGVVITDEAGKIKRFLEKPSTSEIFSDTVNTGTYILEPEVLDYLPANTETDFSKDLFPLLLAKNEPMYGYIAQGYWCDVGHLDAYREAQYDALDRKVKLEFAYEEISPGVWVGENTFIDATAHIQTPAIIGDNCRIGARVQIEAGTVIGDNVTVGADANLKRPIVWNGAFVGEEAQLSACVISRGSRVDRRAHVLEAAVVGSLSTVGEEAQISTSVRVWPSKKIESGAILNINLIWGNTAQRNLFGQRGVQGLANIDITPEFAVRLGSAYGSILKPGSKVTVSRDQRNISRMVTRSLIAGLMSVGVDIQNLDATAIPIARTVIPMMSVAGGIHVRVHPDRPDYILIEFMDDKGINISKAQEKKIEGAYFKEDMRRALIHEVGDVAYPSQVIDSYCTAFEKLLHVSTLTNSRAKIVIDYVYAVSGAVLPQMLDKFGADAVVLNASLNKHAVTTADREALLTQLGHVVEALKANFGVQVSANGEQLILVDESGFPIRGEMLTALMVDMILTSNPRGTVVVPVHASSAVEQVARRHDGRVIRTKANPTALMEACQKNSNVVLGGSGDTGFIFPQLHPGFDSMFCIAKIIEMLTIQERSLATARSELPRVIHRTQTIRCPWTAKGALMRYLVETHPAQNLELIDGVKIGQPFDDNWLLVLPDASEPLVHLFANSSDRDWVDDTIRNYRHRVQTFVERQQEYHPAEV
- the ychF gene encoding redox-regulated ATPase YchF, which codes for MLRAGIVGLPNVGKSTLFNALVANAKAEAANFPFCTIEPNVGVVSVPDERLNVLSQIAGSVQIVPARVEFVDIAGLVKGASQGEGLGNQFLSHIREVDAIVHVVRCFENDDIIHVAGSVDPARDIEIINLELGLSDLAQIERRIERTRKQARTSKDAQFEITVLEKLVAALNEGKSVRQVSLNEEEAAIIQGLGLLTSKPIIYAANVSEDDLATGNEFVEKVRQIASQENAQVVIVSAQVEAELVELAEEDKADFLESLGVKEGGLKSLIRATYTLLGLRTYFTSGPKESRAWTINAGMSAPQAAGVIHSDFERGFIRAETVAYDDLVASGSMKSAKEKGLVRSEGKEYIVQEGDVMLFLFNV